From a single Mycolicibacterium moriokaense genomic region:
- a CDS encoding GntR family transcriptional regulator has protein sequence MSVPEIPQALARTQLAEDVARIVRKRIFDGTYAAGTYVRLDQLAADLGISVTPVREALFELKAEGLLAQQPHRGFVVLPVTGRDLTDVSDVQAYIGGELAARAAANITDEQLHELQRIQSHLEDAYAADDDELAVKLNHEFHRAINVASDSPKLAQLMSQITRYAPESVFPIIAGWPERSNKHHRRVLDALEKRDEDLARTAMSEHLAEGAQPLIEHLTARGVVT, from the coding sequence GTGTCCGTTCCCGAGATTCCGCAGGCGCTGGCCAGGACGCAACTGGCCGAAGATGTCGCGCGCATCGTGCGCAAGCGCATCTTCGACGGCACTTATGCCGCAGGCACATACGTGCGGTTGGACCAATTGGCGGCAGATCTCGGTATCAGTGTGACACCCGTGCGCGAGGCGCTGTTCGAACTGAAAGCGGAGGGGCTGCTGGCGCAGCAGCCCCACCGCGGCTTCGTGGTGCTGCCCGTGACGGGTCGCGATCTGACCGATGTATCCGACGTGCAGGCCTACATCGGAGGTGAACTCGCCGCCCGTGCTGCGGCGAACATCACCGACGAGCAGCTGCATGAGCTGCAACGGATTCAGTCGCATCTCGAAGATGCCTATGCCGCCGACGACGACGAACTGGCGGTGAAGCTGAACCACGAGTTTCACCGCGCGATCAACGTCGCGTCGGACTCTCCGAAGCTCGCTCAGCTGATGTCGCAGATCACCCGCTACGCACCGGAGTCGGTGTTCCCGATCATCGCGGGCTGGCCGGAGAGGTCGAACAAGCACCATCGTCGAGTGCTTGACGCGCTGGAGAAGCGCGACGAAGACCTCGCTCGCACAGCGATGTCGGAGCACCTCGCCGAGGGAGCGCAGCCGCTGATCGAGCACCTCACGGCGCGGGGAGTGGTCACCTAA